One window of Desulfocurvibacter africanus subsp. africanus DSM 2603 genomic DNA carries:
- a CDS encoding anthranilate synthase component II, translated as MFLLIDNFDSFTFNLVQEFQKQGRDPVVLRNDEERILDLAGSGELSMVCISPGPSRPENAGLCLEFLARLPKSVPVLGVCLGHQILGHFAGAPVEIAGRIMHGKTSMVEHDGRGLFTGLPNPFEVCRYHSLLVMATPAHENIEVTARTDQGEVMGLRYRDRPWVGVQFHPESILTPEGPKLLANFPQAILSEA; from the coding sequence ATGTTTTTGCTGATTGACAATTTCGACTCCTTCACCTTCAACCTGGTGCAGGAGTTCCAGAAGCAGGGCCGCGACCCCGTGGTGCTGCGCAACGACGAGGAGCGCATCCTCGATCTGGCCGGGTCCGGTGAACTGTCCATGGTCTGCATATCGCCCGGCCCAAGCCGCCCCGAGAACGCCGGCTTGTGCCTGGAGTTCCTGGCCAGGCTGCCCAAGAGCGTGCCCGTGCTGGGCGTGTGCCTGGGCCACCAGATTCTTGGGCACTTCGCGGGAGCGCCGGTGGAGATCGCGGGCAGGATCATGCACGGCAAAACCTCCATGGTGGAGCATGACGGCCGGGGCTTGTTCACAGGCCTGCCCAATCCCTTCGAGGTCTGCCGCTACCACTCGCTGCTGGTAATGGCCACGCCCGCACACGAGAACATCGAAGTCACGGCCCGCACCGACCAGGGCGAAGTCATGGGTCTGCGCTACCGCGACCGGCCCTGGGTCGGGGTGCAATTCCACCCCGAATCGATCCTGACGCCGGAAGGGCCTAAACTGCTGGCCAACTTCCCGCAGGCAATCCTCAGCGAAGCTTAG
- the trpD gene encoding anthranilate phosphoribosyltransferase translates to MPEFMKIVLENLAQGRDLTSEQAEGAFGRLMAGELSEGQAGAMLMGLRAKGETPQELAAAVGACLAHARLVPGLSGPRIDTCGTGGDNKHSFNCSTAVAIILASLGHKVVKHGNRSVSSKSGSADVLEAMGVALDTGPEAVGAALDKSGFVFLFAPGFHPAFRHVMPLRKALGIRTLFNLLGPLLNPARPTHQILGVPNEGLLMLIAEALRLTGVESAAVVHGAGGYDELTPFGPSEVAYVRDGKVERARVDPAGLGLADDRPEAVTVAGPQEALNMLKAILSGSGPESAQKMVAINLAMALHLLEGIPLQSAAAKALEAVRSGRAAGHLATMGVA, encoded by the coding sequence ATGCCCGAGTTCATGAAAATCGTGCTGGAGAACCTGGCCCAGGGCCGGGACCTGACCAGCGAGCAGGCCGAGGGAGCATTCGGCCGGCTCATGGCCGGCGAGTTGTCCGAAGGCCAGGCCGGGGCCATGCTCATGGGCCTGCGCGCGAAAGGCGAGACGCCCCAGGAGTTGGCCGCCGCCGTGGGCGCATGCCTGGCCCACGCCCGCCTCGTGCCGGGCCTGTCCGGGCCGCGCATCGACACCTGCGGCACGGGCGGCGACAACAAGCACAGCTTCAATTGCTCCACGGCCGTGGCCATCATCCTGGCCTCGCTGGGGCACAAGGTGGTCAAGCACGGCAACCGCTCCGTGTCGAGCAAGTCCGGCTCGGCCGACGTGCTGGAGGCCATGGGCGTGGCCCTGGACACCGGCCCCGAGGCCGTGGGCGCGGCCCTGGACAAATCCGGCTTTGTGTTCCTATTCGCGCCCGGCTTCCACCCAGCGTTCCGGCACGTCATGCCCCTGCGCAAGGCCCTGGGCATCCGCACCCTGTTCAACCTGCTGGGACCGCTGCTCAATCCAGCCCGGCCCACGCATCAGATCCTGGGAGTGCCCAACGAGGGTTTGCTCATGCTCATCGCCGAGGCCCTGCGCCTGACGGGCGTTGAGAGCGCGGCCGTGGTGCACGGCGCGGGCGGCTACGACGAACTGACGCCCTTCGGCCCCAGCGAGGTGGCCTACGTGCGCGACGGCAAGGTCGAGCGGGCGCGGGTGGACCCGGCCGGTTTGGGCCTGGCCGACGACCGGCCCGAGGCCGTGACCGTCGCCGGGCCGCAAGAGGCCCTGAATATGCTCAAGGCCATTCTGTCCGGCAGCGGGCCCGAGTCCGCGCAAAAGATGGTGGCCATCAACCTGGCCATGGCCCTGCATCTGCTGGAGGGCATCCCACTCCAGTCGGCCGCGGCCAAGGCCCTGGAGGCCGTGCGCTCGGGACGCGCGGCCGGGCACCTCGCAACCATGGGAGTCGCCTGA
- a CDS encoding indole-3-glycerol phosphate synthase TrpC codes for MLEKFRQAKLDEIERLRRHEQAGTLPRPFKGKRPSFSEAVRAKAPRAVIAEYKRASPSRGEINLRMSPEEVALLYASNGAAAISCLTEKTFFKGSLDFIALMAGTGLPILRKDFLFDPLQLLATAATPASAALLIARMIPNINDLSAMIVKARDLGLDPVVEIFDERDLSHARDAGAWIIQVNTRDLDTLEVDAQNAFRLIKDKRPGELWIAASGIKDEGDAAALESVGYDALLVGTALMEHKDPGRKLAELTGRVRDGGLTL; via the coding sequence ATGCTGGAAAAATTCCGCCAAGCCAAGCTGGACGAAATCGAGAGGCTGCGCCGGCACGAGCAGGCCGGCACCCTGCCCAGGCCCTTCAAGGGCAAACGGCCGTCCTTCAGCGAGGCCGTTCGGGCCAAGGCTCCGCGCGCCGTCATCGCCGAATACAAGCGCGCCTCGCCCTCGCGCGGCGAGATCAACCTGCGCATGTCGCCCGAGGAAGTCGCCCTGCTCTACGCCTCGAACGGCGCGGCGGCCATCTCCTGCCTGACCGAGAAGACCTTCTTCAAGGGCAGCCTGGACTTCATCGCGCTCATGGCCGGGACGGGGTTGCCCATCCTGCGCAAGGACTTCCTGTTCGACCCGCTGCAGCTCTTGGCCACGGCGGCCACGCCCGCTTCGGCCGCGCTGCTCATCGCGCGCATGATCCCGAACATCAACGACCTGTCGGCCATGATCGTCAAGGCCCGCGACCTGGGGCTCGACCCCGTGGTGGAAATCTTCGACGAGCGCGATCTGTCCCACGCCCGAGACGCCGGGGCCTGGATCATCCAGGTCAACACGCGCGACCTGGACACCCTGGAAGTCGATGCGCAGAACGCCTTCCGGCTCATCAAGGACAAGCGCCCGGGCGAACTGTGGATCGCGGCCTCGGGCATCAAGGACGAGGGCGACGCCGCGGCCCTGGAGAGCGTGGGCTACGACGCCCTGCTCGTGGGCACGGCGCTCATGGAGCACAAGGACCCCGGCCGCAAGCTG